A section of the Marinoscillum sp. 108 genome encodes:
- a CDS encoding ROK family protein, which yields MIERKSRIVMGMDVGGSHVTAALVDLDDHVFLPDSQCRLDLDSQRPADYILEDWQKVIQTCYRQYPDLERHIGMAMPGPCDYDSGVCMIKGLNKYGNLYGLNIPEALSQTLDIPDENVVMTNDAACFLQGEMAMGAARDSQSSIGVILGTGCGTARLQGGIGCDAALWQLPFKNGIAEDYLSTHWFKTRYRELGGADIGGAKDLALSYQDDPISRTVFEEFAQNLGDFLGIFVKMERADSIVLGGNIMKAGNLFLPGVKDRLASLGVNTPIHLSTLGEDAPVVGAAVAYEKKTVNHFNYQP from the coding sequence ATGATAGAAAGGAAGTCACGTATAGTGATGGGAATGGATGTAGGCGGATCACATGTGACAGCCGCTTTGGTGGACCTGGATGACCATGTTTTCCTTCCGGATTCACAGTGCAGATTGGACCTGGATTCCCAACGCCCTGCCGATTACATTTTGGAAGATTGGCAAAAGGTAATTCAGACTTGCTATCGTCAATACCCGGATTTGGAGCGGCATATTGGGATGGCCATGCCTGGGCCTTGTGATTACGACTCAGGTGTCTGTATGATCAAAGGACTGAATAAATACGGTAATCTGTATGGGTTAAACATTCCCGAGGCCCTGTCGCAGACTTTGGACATACCGGATGAAAATGTTGTAATGACCAATGATGCGGCTTGTTTTCTCCAGGGGGAAATGGCTATGGGAGCAGCCCGGGATAGCCAAAGCTCCATCGGTGTGATACTTGGCACCGGCTGTGGTACTGCCAGGCTGCAAGGGGGGATAGGGTGTGATGCAGCGCTGTGGCAGTTGCCCTTCAAAAATGGGATTGCAGAAGATTATCTATCCACTCATTGGTTCAAAACCCGGTACAGGGAGTTGGGTGGAGCGGATATTGGCGGAGCTAAAGATCTGGCACTTAGTTATCAGGATGATCCCATTTCCAGAACCGTATTTGAGGAGTTTGCTCAAAATCTGGGTGATTTTTTAGGCATTTTCGTCAAAATGGAGCGTGCCGATTCTATTGTGTTGGGGGGTAATATTATGAAAGCGGGGAATTTGTTTCTCCCTGGTGTAAAGGATAGGCTTGCATCTCTTGGTGTCAATACACCCATACACCTATCCACCCTTGGCGAAGATGCACCCGTCGTAGGCGCGGCTGTGGCCTACGAAAAGAAAACTGTTAATCATTTTAACTATCAACCATGA
- a CDS encoding hybrid sensor histidine kinase/response regulator transcription factor — translation MTRSRPFLYAFHILISIALLAILPIKAHGKTISFFSNLSMRDGLPSNIIASIAQDQHDFIWVATGSGLARYDGYKFRVFKKTELSNSLPSNELSTLLADGEHIWVGTWSGLCKINIKTFEITRINLGEPAAIRALFKGKDNALWVGTGNGLIRYDPTSQQYQVYNNQQNGLSHNTVRTIHEDHHGTLWVGTYDQLNILPKGKDQFITIPLPQKNIPGIKNHLILDIQVQKAHPDSMLWVGTETGLFQVSIASRKAERYNGQGRFSNDVIKCIFTDQNNHLWLGTDFGLNIFDPEYETNTVHFHNPQLPYSIANNVIWQIFEDRSGVLWLVTSNGLSRINQYGSFYEYQEISHTVEDQLIGNQVKTILIDSKGIYWLGTQDGVIRINPESGTKKVFDTNSKHRLLLNNVFALEEDLYGHIWIGSAGGINIWDETNEQMHAITANQHNGLSSNYIGKFTKGADGTFWVSAWEGGLYKVDGNLQTLEELLFRPIPDLEAGSAKNVFGNGALWVIEYDELFRADTASLTKEHISTFSEASGKQTIYSVYFSKKGHLWAGTLNGLVQYIPEENRSVFHQVVTGSDEIVSSIIEDEAGNIWSTTNTSLQKLSPPTGEIEHYPLDKDLPLKSFYYGCAARTQNGEIIFGGDNGYIRFAPGKAHPNLFDPKVYITAIEINNRSVGINDQIDGKVLLQRDVAFTQALTLEYEQRSVTFEFSSLHFWQPTMNVFAYKLEGLDEQWNYVSGLKNFAVYSNLPAGKYTFKVKGSNNYGVESTHMASLGLTVKPPLLLSTGFFVLYVILGSLAIFYSLRFYSSRVHLRNELRIIRMEKEHAEEIEQTKEQFFTNISHELRTPISLILPPIHEIQKKGHLDTQSTKLIALAEKNSVRLLRLVNQILDFNKLENETLQIKVAPVDLVKFCQEVFVLFTDQAERQQIHFSFESSHDEHRVWVDAEKIETVLFNLLSNAFKFTHAGGSITLQLRILEDSPPFKEGAFEFRVSDTGVGISEADKTRVFERFYQTKAGRKMDASTGIGLTLAAEYVDLHHGTITVESALGAGTTFTVQLPLGKTHFPIDSVQDEEINLRATRSLYAHQEGAKPYHLDLDSDKPMVLIIEDNTDIIDFIRTSLGHKFNFVVAQNGEEGLQKANNFMPEVIISDIMMPVMDGLTLCEKVKENPKTSHITIILLTAKSMPSNRLEGIKKGADVYLTKPFEIELLEAHVNNLIHRKKELTSYFRNELVVSQDTPETKDNQDNKFLKKVMDLIEANISEPDFGVENISKEIGMSSTHLYRRLKALTNLSAQDIIKKYRIKKASLLLENNEGNVSETMYKVGFSSASYFSKCFKAEFGMTPKEFQRERASASDKSLDI, via the coding sequence ATGACTCGAAGTAGACCCTTTCTATATGCCTTTCATATTCTGATAAGTATTGCCCTCCTGGCAATTCTTCCAATAAAAGCGCACGGAAAGACCATTTCATTTTTCTCAAACCTTTCCATGCGAGACGGCCTTCCTTCTAACATCATTGCTTCCATCGCACAGGATCAGCACGATTTCATCTGGGTGGCCACCGGATCTGGGTTGGCCAGATATGATGGCTATAAGTTTAGGGTATTCAAAAAAACCGAGCTCAGTAATTCCCTACCCTCAAACGAACTGAGCACTTTGCTGGCAGATGGAGAACATATTTGGGTAGGCACCTGGAGTGGCCTTTGCAAAATCAACATCAAAACCTTTGAGATCACCAGGATCAACCTTGGGGAGCCTGCAGCCATCCGGGCACTCTTCAAGGGTAAAGACAATGCGCTTTGGGTAGGCACAGGCAATGGGCTTATCCGATATGACCCCACCAGCCAGCAGTACCAGGTCTATAACAACCAACAGAATGGACTAAGTCATAATACCGTCCGTACGATCCACGAGGATCATCACGGGACCCTTTGGGTGGGCACTTATGACCAGCTCAACATCCTCCCAAAAGGTAAGGATCAGTTTATCACTATCCCTCTTCCGCAAAAAAATATACCGGGTATAAAAAACCACCTGATCCTGGACATTCAGGTTCAGAAAGCACATCCGGATTCTATGCTATGGGTAGGCACAGAAACCGGTCTTTTTCAGGTGAGCATAGCCAGCAGAAAGGCAGAAAGGTACAACGGGCAGGGCCGGTTCAGCAATGATGTCATCAAGTGCATATTTACTGACCAGAATAATCACCTCTGGCTGGGCACTGATTTTGGCCTGAATATTTTCGACCCTGAGTATGAAACGAATACCGTACATTTTCACAATCCCCAGCTTCCGTACTCCATCGCCAACAATGTGATCTGGCAAATATTTGAAGACCGAAGTGGGGTGCTCTGGCTGGTGACCTCCAATGGCCTCAGCCGGATCAACCAGTACGGTAGCTTCTATGAATACCAGGAAATTTCGCACACAGTAGAGGATCAGCTCATAGGCAATCAGGTGAAAACCATTCTCATAGATTCCAAGGGCATCTATTGGCTGGGCACTCAGGATGGCGTCATTCGCATCAATCCGGAAAGCGGCACCAAAAAAGTGTTTGATACCAATTCCAAACACCGGCTCCTGTTGAATAATGTCTTTGCACTCGAGGAAGATTTGTACGGCCATATATGGATAGGCTCTGCCGGGGGCATCAACATCTGGGATGAGACGAATGAACAAATGCATGCAATCACCGCCAATCAGCACAATGGACTGAGCTCTAACTATATTGGTAAGTTTACCAAAGGTGCCGATGGTACCTTCTGGGTGAGTGCCTGGGAAGGCGGTCTTTACAAGGTTGATGGAAACCTTCAAACCCTTGAGGAATTACTCTTCAGGCCCATACCTGACCTGGAAGCCGGATCAGCCAAGAATGTATTTGGAAATGGTGCCCTATGGGTGATCGAATACGACGAACTCTTTCGTGCAGATACCGCTTCCCTTACCAAAGAGCACATCAGTACATTTAGTGAAGCCTCCGGAAAACAAACCATCTACAGTGTCTATTTTTCAAAAAAAGGACACCTATGGGCAGGAACACTCAACGGACTGGTGCAGTACATACCTGAAGAAAACCGGAGTGTTTTTCATCAGGTAGTGACAGGCAGTGACGAGATCGTGAGCAGCATCATTGAAGACGAAGCAGGTAATATCTGGAGCACCACCAACACCTCCCTGCAGAAGCTTTCACCACCCACAGGGGAGATAGAACACTACCCATTGGACAAAGATTTACCGCTGAAAAGCTTCTACTATGGATGCGCCGCCAGGACCCAAAATGGGGAAATCATATTTGGTGGGGACAATGGTTACATTCGGTTTGCTCCGGGGAAAGCCCATCCCAATCTTTTTGACCCCAAAGTATACATCACCGCCATTGAAATCAACAACCGAAGTGTAGGCATCAATGACCAAATAGACGGGAAAGTGCTGCTACAACGAGATGTGGCGTTTACTCAGGCCCTTACCCTGGAATATGAGCAGCGATCGGTCACTTTTGAGTTTTCATCCCTTCACTTCTGGCAGCCCACGATGAATGTTTTTGCCTATAAGCTGGAAGGGCTTGATGAACAGTGGAACTACGTATCAGGCTTGAAAAACTTTGCCGTGTACTCAAACCTCCCTGCCGGAAAGTACACTTTCAAAGTAAAAGGCTCCAACAACTATGGCGTGGAAAGTACCCACATGGCCAGTCTGGGACTCACCGTAAAGCCTCCACTCCTGCTGAGCACTGGCTTTTTTGTGTTGTATGTTATTCTGGGGAGTTTGGCCATTTTCTATTCGCTGCGGTTCTATTCCAGCAGGGTACATCTGAGGAACGAACTCAGGATCATTCGAATGGAAAAAGAGCACGCGGAGGAAATAGAACAAACTAAAGAGCAGTTTTTTACCAACATCTCTCATGAACTGAGAACACCGATCAGCCTGATTTTGCCACCCATTCATGAGATTCAAAAAAAAGGTCATCTGGATACCCAAAGCACCAAACTCATCGCTCTGGCGGAAAAGAACTCTGTGCGCCTGCTTCGGTTGGTCAATCAAATACTCGATTTCAATAAACTCGAAAATGAAACCCTGCAAATCAAAGTGGCCCCGGTGGATCTGGTCAAGTTTTGCCAGGAGGTGTTCGTGCTCTTCACAGACCAGGCCGAACGACAGCAAATCCACTTTTCTTTCGAAAGCTCACATGACGAGCACCGGGTCTGGGTAGATGCTGAAAAGATTGAGACCGTACTTTTCAACCTCCTCTCCAACGCCTTCAAATTCACCCACGCGGGAGGCTCCATTACGCTCCAGCTGAGGATACTGGAAGACTCACCTCCATTTAAGGAAGGAGCTTTTGAATTCAGAGTGAGTGATACGGGTGTGGGCATTTCAGAAGCCGACAAAACACGAGTATTCGAAAGGTTTTACCAAACCAAGGCAGGGAGAAAAATGGATGCCAGCACGGGCATAGGGCTCACACTGGCCGCAGAGTATGTAGACCTGCACCACGGCACCATCACTGTGGAAAGTGCGCTGGGAGCAGGTACTACCTTCACCGTGCAGCTTCCGCTTGGCAAGACACACTTCCCCATAGATTCTGTGCAGGATGAGGAGATCAACCTGAGGGCCACACGCTCACTCTATGCCCACCAGGAAGGGGCCAAGCCATACCATCTGGACCTGGACTCTGACAAGCCCATGGTGCTAATCATTGAGGACAACACGGACATCATTGATTTCATACGTACAAGCCTGGGACACAAATTCAATTTTGTAGTGGCACAGAATGGGGAAGAAGGACTGCAAAAAGCCAACAACTTCATGCCTGAGGTCATTATCTCAGACATCATGATGCCGGTGATGGATGGACTGACCTTATGCGAAAAAGTGAAGGAAAACCCCAAAACGAGCCACATCACCATCATCTTACTCACTGCCAAGAGTATGCCCTCCAATCGCCTGGAAGGCATCAAAAAAGGCGCAGATGTGTATCTCACCAAGCCCTTCGAAATAGAACTACTGGAGGCACACGTGAACAACCTCATCCACAGAAAAAAGGAACTCACGAGCTACTTTCGCAATGAGCTGGTAGTCAGTCAGGACACGCCCGAAACCAAAGACAATCAGGACAATAAGTTTTTGAAAAAAGTGATGGACCTCATAGAGGCCAACATCAGTGAGCCTGACTTTGGAGTAGAAAACATCAGCAAGGAAATAGGGATGAGTTCCACACATCTTTATCGGAGACTGAAGGCTCTGACCAATCTCTCTGCTCAGGACATTATCAAAAAATACCGCATCAAAAAAGCCTCTCTGCTCCTGGAAAACAATGAAGGGAACGTCTCTGAAACCATGTACAAAGTGGGATTTTCCAGTGCCTCATACTTCTCCAAGTGCTTCAAAGCAGAGTTTGGCATGACCCCCAAGGAGTTTCAGCGCGAGCGGGCAAGTGCATCAGATAAATCTCTGGATATCTGA
- a CDS encoding glycosyl hydrolase 53 family protein, giving the protein MKTSFTTLLAILIYLSVNAQTFYKGVDLSYVNQMEDCGAIYYDGGTAGDPFQIMADHGANIVRVRLWHTPEAWTAFPSSYSGYNDVVTTITRARSRGMSVLLDFHYSDTWVDPGKQAIPSAWASLVNNTPALETKMYDYTYQVLSDLDQLGLMPEFVQVGNETNGSMLFPEGANIYPIDWNRQSAIINAGIAGVRAAGNNSTIQPKVVLHIANPVHGDGWFGSAVANGVTDFDIMGFSLYPEWHGGNIGQTGDIVEYLRTTYNKDVMLVEVGLPWTDASNDAAGNILSQMPSGYGVPSPAAQRNWLVDITTEVHNRGGIGVIYWEPAWVSTGCDTEWGTGSHYENATFFNFNNELITDGGVQFLEQSYGAGVNNVTFSVDMTGVTGANGAYVTGNFTGSGSWQIIPMVNEGGNIYTYSTSIPVGTTGAYYFLKSNTWGDRETVPAECALQWGTDREYTIQAGQNVLAFPWGSCTPMTERTVTFRVDMTGVNGAQGAYVTGDFTGANWQILSMTHEGNNIYSYTTTMEEGATGGYYFLKRNKWSFRETVPSECALAYGTDRQYTITGTNNTFAFGWESCDQASARVVTAIGLPSEGQELSVYPNPVADVLYLENSSYRQYSLMNLSGATLLSGTLSRTDQISMDGLPKGIYILRLTGAGTEVIRVVKE; this is encoded by the coding sequence ATGAAAACAAGTTTTACAACTTTACTAGCAATCCTGATCTATTTGAGTGTGAATGCTCAGACCTTTTACAAAGGTGTGGATCTTTCGTATGTCAATCAAATGGAAGACTGTGGGGCGATCTACTATGATGGGGGCACTGCCGGAGATCCCTTTCAGATCATGGCGGACCATGGAGCGAATATTGTCCGAGTTCGCTTATGGCACACTCCCGAAGCATGGACAGCTTTTCCTTCCTCATATTCTGGCTATAACGACGTGGTGACTACCATCACCCGAGCCAGGTCCAGGGGTATGAGCGTGCTCCTGGATTTTCACTATTCCGATACCTGGGTGGATCCGGGTAAACAGGCGATCCCTTCTGCCTGGGCTTCACTGGTCAACAATACCCCTGCGCTGGAAACCAAAATGTATGATTATACTTATCAGGTATTGAGTGACCTGGATCAGCTCGGTCTCATGCCGGAATTTGTGCAGGTAGGAAATGAAACGAATGGGAGTATGTTGTTTCCGGAAGGCGCCAACATCTATCCTATAGATTGGAACAGGCAAAGTGCCATCATCAATGCCGGGATAGCCGGGGTGCGTGCTGCCGGTAATAATTCTACAATCCAACCCAAGGTGGTACTCCACATCGCCAACCCTGTGCACGGTGATGGCTGGTTTGGGTCAGCAGTCGCCAATGGTGTTACAGATTTTGACATTATGGGATTCTCGCTTTATCCGGAATGGCATGGTGGTAATATCGGACAGACGGGAGACATAGTAGAGTACCTGCGCACCACTTACAACAAGGATGTGATGCTGGTAGAAGTAGGCCTGCCCTGGACAGATGCTTCTAACGATGCTGCTGGCAATATACTGAGTCAGATGCCAAGTGGCTATGGAGTGCCCAGCCCGGCCGCTCAGAGAAATTGGCTGGTGGATATCACCACTGAAGTGCATAACAGAGGTGGAATAGGAGTCATCTACTGGGAGCCGGCGTGGGTATCCACTGGCTGCGATACAGAGTGGGGTACAGGATCACACTATGAGAATGCCACGTTCTTTAATTTCAATAATGAGTTGATAACCGATGGAGGGGTGCAGTTTTTGGAGCAGAGTTATGGAGCCGGAGTGAACAATGTGACGTTCTCAGTAGATATGACCGGAGTAACAGGTGCCAATGGCGCTTATGTGACTGGGAACTTTACAGGCAGTGGCAGCTGGCAGATCATCCCGATGGTGAATGAAGGAGGAAATATCTACACCTATTCCACTTCTATACCAGTGGGTACCACCGGAGCCTATTATTTTTTAAAGAGCAATACATGGGGTGATCGGGAGACCGTACCTGCTGAGTGTGCTTTGCAATGGGGGACTGATCGGGAGTATACCATTCAGGCAGGTCAGAATGTGTTGGCTTTCCCATGGGGAAGTTGCACCCCAATGACTGAACGAACTGTTACTTTTCGGGTGGATATGACGGGAGTGAATGGAGCTCAGGGTGCCTATGTGACTGGAGACTTCACGGGTGCCAATTGGCAGATACTGAGCATGACCCATGAGGGAAACAACATCTACTCCTACACCACCACGATGGAAGAGGGTGCCACCGGGGGTTATTACTTCCTCAAACGAAATAAATGGAGCTTTAGGGAAACAGTCCCTTCAGAATGCGCTTTGGCTTATGGCACAGACCGACAGTATACCATTACTGGTACCAACAATACATTTGCATTTGGGTGGGAAAGCTGTGACCAGGCATCAGCCAGAGTGGTGACTGCTATTGGGCTTCCATCAGAAGGTCAGGAACTCAGCGTATATCCCAATCCGGTGGCGGATGTTCTCTATTTGGAAAACAGCAGTTATCGGCAGTATAGTCTTATGAATTTAAGTGGTGCCACTTTACTTTCAGGTACCTTGAGCAGGACTGATCAGATCAGTATGGATGGCTTGCCCAAGGGAATTTATATCCTGCGGCTGACAGGTGCAGGCACTGAGGTCATTAGAGTTGTTAAAGAGTAA
- a CDS encoding sugar porter family MFS transporter, which yields MKGKLIFAALAASLSGFLFGFDTVVISGANLPIKELWNTSEWFHGTFIMSMALWGTVVGALLAGFPTDRLGRRSTLIWIGVLYFVSAVGSGLAPDPYTFSLFRFIGGLGVGISSIAAPTYISEISSASNRGRLGALYQFNLVLGILVAFISNYLLQGVGGENDWRWMLGIEALPALFYTIMVFGVPRSPRWLVLYKNNTTEAFEILKGLTGSEERAQSMLKDIEEDHQRTAHDTSSVFSAKYKRPLILAFLIAFFNQLSGINFILYYAPEILVKAGFGASDSLLSSISIGVINLIFTFVGMSLIDRAGRKQLMYIGSVGYIISLFMVAYGFYTDSSAIFKLVFILTFIASHAIGQGAVIWIFISEIFPNRVRAYGQAWGSGTHWVFAALITLFGSVLINSFAPWVAFVFFGCFMVLQLLYTHFMMPETRGKSLEKLEEELVN from the coding sequence ATGAAAGGAAAATTAATATTTGCGGCGCTCGCTGCGTCATTGTCGGGATTTTTGTTTGGATTTGATACGGTGGTCATTTCAGGGGCGAATCTTCCTATCAAAGAACTTTGGAATACTTCAGAGTGGTTTCATGGCACTTTCATCATGTCGATGGCGCTGTGGGGTACTGTGGTCGGGGCGTTACTGGCGGGGTTTCCTACTGATCGTCTGGGAAGACGCTCTACGTTGATATGGATAGGCGTGTTGTATTTTGTATCTGCCGTGGGGAGTGGTCTAGCTCCTGATCCGTATACATTTTCACTGTTCAGGTTTATTGGAGGATTAGGTGTGGGAATCTCCTCTATTGCAGCACCTACTTATATATCGGAGATCTCTTCGGCGAGCAACAGAGGCAGGCTTGGTGCGCTCTATCAGTTCAATTTGGTGCTGGGGATTCTGGTGGCTTTCATTTCCAATTACCTGCTTCAGGGAGTGGGAGGCGAAAACGACTGGCGATGGATGCTGGGGATAGAGGCGCTACCAGCGCTATTCTATACCATCATGGTGTTTGGGGTACCCAGAAGTCCTAGATGGTTGGTTTTGTATAAAAACAATACCACCGAAGCGTTCGAAATCCTGAAGGGACTGACAGGATCAGAGGAGCGTGCCCAATCTATGCTGAAGGACATAGAGGAGGATCATCAGCGTACCGCACATGATACCTCTTCGGTCTTCTCTGCCAAATATAAACGCCCACTGATTTTGGCTTTTCTGATTGCCTTCTTCAATCAGCTTTCGGGGATCAATTTCATCCTCTACTATGCTCCGGAAATATTGGTGAAAGCGGGGTTCGGAGCTTCGGATTCATTGCTGAGCTCTATTTCCATTGGAGTAATCAATTTGATATTCACTTTTGTGGGGATGTCCCTGATTGATCGGGCAGGAAGAAAACAACTGATGTACATTGGATCTGTAGGTTACATCATTAGCTTGTTTATGGTGGCTTATGGTTTTTACACAGACTCCAGTGCCATTTTCAAACTGGTATTTATCCTGACGTTTATTGCGTCTCACGCCATAGGCCAGGGTGCTGTGATCTGGATATTTATTTCTGAGATTTTCCCCAATCGCGTGCGGGCTTATGGTCAGGCCTGGGGCAGTGGAACCCATTGGGTTTTTGCAGCTTTGATTACCCTTTTCGGATCAGTTCTGATCAATTCATTTGCCCCCTGGGTCGCTTTTGTATTCTTCGGGTGCTTTATGGTCTTGCAGTTGCTTTACACACATTTTATGATGCCCGAAACGCGAGGTAAAAGTTTGGAGAAACTGGAGGAAGAGCTAGTCAATTGA